DNA sequence from the Selenomonas timonae genome:
TCCTCGCCATAGAAGCAGGTTGAGGAAATAATCGCTCGATCCTTCGGCAGCGCGTGATAGCTGTGGACAAAGTACGCGTAGGAATCCTGCGGAATTCCCGCAAACAAGCCTTTTTCCCTATGGTTTTCGGCGATATTCAAAGCATTCCAGCCCATATGGGGGATTTTTTCATGCGGGGCAGCAATTCTGGATACTCTCCCTTGCAGCAGTCCCAGCCCCTCTACGCCCGAGGATTCCTCGCTGCCTTCAAACAGTATTTGAAGTCCTACACAGATTCCAAGGAGTGGGATCCCGCGTGCACCCCCCTCCCGAATGGCAGGAATCAATCCCGACGCATTCAACTGCTCCATGCAGTCACCAAAAGCGCCCACACCCGGCAGAACGATTTTGTCCGCAGAGAGAATATCCGAAGGCGTACTGCTGACACGGACGTCTGCCCCTAAAGCAGAAAAGGCTTTCTCTACGCTGAACAGATTCCCCGCCCCATAATTTATAATTGTAATCATAGGATCACCTTACAAAACGCCTTTAGTAGACGGAATCGCATCACCCAGTCGCTCATCTTTCCCCACGGCAGTCCGCAGTGCGTGTGCAACGGCCTTAAAGACCGCCTCTACCTTGTGATGTGAATTCGTCCCATATAGGATCTTCACATGAAGTGTG
Encoded proteins:
- the hisH gene encoding imidazole glycerol phosphate synthase subunit HisH encodes the protein MITIINYGAGNLFSVEKAFSALGADVRVSSTPSDILSADKIVLPGVGAFGDCMEQLNASGLIPAIREGGARGIPLLGICVGLQILFEGSEESSGVEGLGLLQGRVSRIAAPHEKIPHMGWNALNIAENHREKGLFAGIPQDSYAYFVHSYHALPKDRAIISSTCFYGEEITASISAGNIMATQFHPEKSGDIGLKIIHNFIHQEGST